A genomic region of Anopheles coustani chromosome 3, idAnoCousDA_361_x.2, whole genome shotgun sequence contains the following coding sequences:
- the LOC131272744 gene encoding uncharacterized protein LOC131272744, translating into MCIIEHPLDGGYAHSTLKMGQDTEATMATAITSPNGDTLTSSSTGGGASSPLCGNKRKYEEISMDTPAAPAAATSPVDSEMIVDVVVYVKQGTDLEGTASQGPTVASEGSDEVNDGIKACKSPRYDDEAMPQEQEEEEQRGGSAMEEAERPAVVNVKTSEGHESVLSSSSNAALTATSTTTSSSNGSSTPSVCSPFITAAPTILSPTAPILLTTPLPSEENAIAKLEAVAVPGETSWNCEPIVDSISKLQAVAVPGETWGGASDSTRSTLATTLLVADDLDDDDDDFEDDFDDDETILPGYSSMRYPCSPNRGTTVASLGGVPGGPASGYVTPAYPKPGYFPEPYQNCARTGAANNGAQQYANRGYGWAQHGYYSPPYEPPSSQQTIRCAENGKSYFELGSANYSSAGAAGIGPGGSPMNGPMGVAPPQQQQQQQQQQQPQGPFGGPGVMGGPRQHHLKRCCDGRNMSCSNKQCYKERRLKMMNLSMFKLARFRQASDQSLYRSVLICNTLKSIEREIDNENKEFTHHHQHQQQQHQQQQQQQQHHQHHQHQQHLQQQHHYHLQQQHQQQQQQQQQQHAAGMHHQQLPPPLPPPSGANVPTAEYFGNRGIGGGAPSNNRPYGAQGGDSSTITMQLSPYDQQQQQQQQHQQQHVLHPLHHHHHLQHHHHHPHPQSQQQHHHLHHHHPLHPMAPHHANSNPLKDPQSGRATPFPAAAAAPATATGSNCDSGSTSNSNSSSSSSSSSISSSSTGNSTTPASSTSAYQQPQVHPSLHQQHHHQPEPMQQDQQMQSLHHHHHHHQQQQTHHEPDTSGFTDDDCTRPINWGSVLSLSSQSALDPLTGNDLFVTSPTGPEPVVSSVVVVDSCDEDSLVDGDGTGGSSSSSSTTPNSQSGPQVVGGSGVEGVDGQSGGASTRTVVVSGSNPNGSGSDGASGGDATAMVVDGNGADLGVVESVTNTTGSNSSSVSGSSSGSNGNSTTTTSSSTATNDVNGGDDVDMDSGVSQVAVASIRRSLEGDRGSSASDADDVVDPSVPAAPSATAATGSDGDDHSISSSSTTTLTSLTTLTSSNSSSSVGSGRGDSSTHLTTLTSSSAVSPLLSSCASAMQHYSTLQQQHHLHAFQHHQLHQHHQHPVAAAAGSGNLTGTTGSNGSSGISATSGSSSCWEFAYLDMDLGTTHELYDMFPSCYKITSFNSGDHVDMLGLKGPMLEGPSKVVCGDNEMDSFTTHIMVGS; encoded by the exons ATGTGTATCATAGAACATCCCCTCGACGGTGGTTATGCT CATTCGACATTGAAAATGGGTCAAGATACGGAAGCTACAATGGCCACGGCCATCACCTCGCCCAACGGGGACACCCTTACCAGCAGCAGTACCGGCGGTGGCGCCTCTTCGCCCCTGTGCGGCAACAAGCGCAAATATGAGGAAATTTCCATGGACACACCCGCGGCACCGGCGGCCGCCACCTCCCCGGTCGACAGCGAAATGATCGTGGACGTGGTGGTGTACGTTAAGCAAGGCACAGACCTGGAAGGAACAGCTTCCCAGGGGCCAACGGTGGCCTCCGAAGGTAGTGACGAGGTGAACGATGGAATTAAGGCCTGCAAGAGCCCTCGCTACGATGACGAAGCGATGCCAcaggagcaggaggaggaggagcagaGAGGTGGCAGTGCAATGGAGGAGGCGGAAAGGCCGGCGGTCGTCAATGTGAAAACTTCCGAAGGACACGAAAGTGTGCTCAGTAGTAGCTCAAATGCCGCCCTAACGgcaacgtcgacgacgacgagttcGAGCAACGGAAGCAGTACGCCATCAGTCTGCAGTCCGTTCATAACCGCCGCCCCGACGATCCTCAGCCCGACGGCACCGATCCTCCTGACGACCCCGTTGCCATCGGAGGAGAATGCCATCGCGAAGCTGGAAGCGGTCGCCGTGCCGGGGGAAACCAGCTGGAACTGCGAGCCCATCGTGGACAGCATTAGCAAGCTGCAGGCGGTAGCGGTACCGGGCGAGACGTGGGGCGGTGCAAGTGATAGCACCCGATCGACGCTGGCCACTACGTTGCTCGTGGCGGACGATctggacgacgacgatgacgacttCGAGGACGATTTCGACGACGATGAGACGATCCTTCCCGGCTACTCGTCGATGCGGTACCCCTGCTCGCCGAACCGTGGCACAACGGTGGCCTCGCTCGGCGGAGTTCCCGGTGGTCCAGCCAGTGGATACGTCACACCCGCGTACCCGAAACCGGGCTACTTCCCGGAACCGTACCAGAACTGTGCGCGTACTGGGGCGGCCAACAATGGCGCGCAGCAGTACGCCAACCGGGGGTACGGATGGGCGCAGCACGGCTACTACTCACCCCCGTACGAACCACCATCCTCGCAACAGACGATCCGGTGTGCGGAGAATGGGAAGAGCTACTTCGAGCTCGGTTCCGCCAACTACAGCAGCGCTGGTGCGGCCGGCATCGGTCCGGGCGGTTCTCCTATGAACGGCCCGATGGGAGTCGCACCGcctcagcaacagcaacagcagcagcagcagcagcaaccgcagGGTCCTTTCGGTGGACCCGGAGTGATGGGCGGTCCGAGACAGCACCATCTGAAGCGGTGCTGCGATGGGCGCAACATGTCCTGCAGCAACAAGCAGTGCTACAAGGAGCGCCGGCTGAAGATGATGAACCTTTCCATGTTCAAGCTCGCCCGGTTCCGGCAGGCATCCGATCAGTCGCTCTACCGCTCGGTGCTGATCTGCAACACGCTCAAGTCGATCGAGCGCGAAATAGACAACGAGAACAAAGAGttcacccaccaccaccagcaccaacagcagcagcatcaacagcagcaacaacaacagcaacatcatcagcatcaccagcatcagcaacacttgcagcaacagcaccacTACCATctacagcagcaacatcagcagcagcaacagcagcagcagcagcagcatgcagCGGGAATGCACCATCAGCAgttaccaccaccactaccgccACCGTCCGGTGCGAACGTTCCGACGGCGGAATACTTTGGTAACCGAGGCATCGGAGGTggagcaccatccaacaaccGACCGTACGGTGCACAGGGCGGCGATTCGTCCACCATCACCATGCAACTATCCCCGTacgatcagcagcagcaacagcagcagcagcaccagcagcaacacgtGCTGCATCCCctgcatcatcaccatcacctgcagcaccaccatcatcatccgcaTCCGcagtcgcagcagcagcatcaccacctgcaccaccaccatccgctACATCCGATGGCACCGCATCATGCCAACAGCAACCCGCTGAAGGATCCCCAGTCGGGACGGGCAACTCCGTTCcctgcagcagcggcagcaccagcaacagcgACCGGTAGCAACTGTGATAGTGGCTCGACCAGCAACAGCaatagtagcagcagcagcagcagtagtagtattagtagtagtagcacCGGCAACAGTACAACCCCAGCAAGCAGCACCTCCGCCTACCAGCAGCCACAGGTTCATCCATCGCTGcatcagcagcaccaccaccagccggAACCGATGCAGCAGGATCAGCAAATGCAATCgctgcatcatcatcaccaccaccaccagcaacagcagacgCACCACGAACCGGACACGAGCGGGTTCACCGATGACGATTGCACCCGCCCAATCAACTGGGGTTCGGTGTTAAGCCTTTCGTCGCAATCCGCACTGGATCCACTGACCGGGAACGATCTGTTCGTGACATCGCCGACGGGACCCGAGCCGGTCGTGTCGTCCGTCGTGGTCGTGGACAGCTGTGATGAGGATAGCTTAGTCGACGGTGATGGTACTGGTGGTAGCAGTTCCTCCTCAAGCACAACCCCAAACTCCCAGAGCGGACCGCAGGTGGTGGGAGGGAGTGGAGTGGAAGGAGTCGATGGACAGAGCGGAGGAGCATCAACTAGGACCGTCGTCGTGTCCGGGAGTAATCCTAATGGATCTGGATCGGATGGAGCGTCGGGTGGTGATGCGACCGCAATGGTTGTAGATGGCAATGGTGCGGACCTGGGGGTTGTCGAGAGTGTGACCAACACAACGGGCAGCAATAGCAGTAGTGTTAGTGGTAGTAGTAGCGGAAGCAACGGAAATAGTACAACAACGACATCGTCCTCTACCGCCACGAACGATGTCAACGGTGGGGATGATGTGGACATGGACAGTGGAGTTTCGCAAGTGGCAGTAGCTAGTATACGCCGCTCGCTGGAGGGTGATCGAGGGAGCAGTGCTTCGGACGCTGATGACGTGGTAGACCCAAGCGTCCCGGCTGCACCATCGGCAACGGCAGCCACCGGGAGTGACGGTGACGATCACTCGATCTCGTCCAGCTCAACGACGACGCTAACCTCGCTTACCACgctcaccagcagcaacagtagcagcagcgTAGGAAGTGGCCGAGGTGACAGCAGTACCCATCTTACGACGCTCACGAGTAGCAGCGCGGTTTCGCCACTGCTTTCATCCTGCGCTTCGGCCATGCAACACTACAGCacgcttcagcagcagcaccacctgCATGCCTTCCAACATCACCAGCTGCATCAACACCACCAGCATCCGGTGGCCGCAGCAGCAGGAAGCGGAAACCTTACTGGAACGACGGGATCGAATGGCAGCAGCGGGATAAGCGCCACCAGCGGCAGCTCGAGCTGCTGGGAGTTTGCCTACCTCGACATGGATCTCGGGACGACGCACGAGCTGTACGATATGTTTCCGAGCTGCTACAAgatcacctcgttcaactccgGCGACCACGTCGACATGCTGGGCCTCAAGGGACCGATGCTGGAAGGTCCCAGCAAGGTCGTGTGCGGCGACAACGAGATGGACTCGTTCACGACGCACATCATGGTCGGCAGTTAG